GTGTAAGCATGAGCGAACAAGTACGTGATGCGATTGTCATCGGTTCAGGGCCGGCAGGCTACACCGCCGCTATCTATTTGGCGAGAGCAGGCTATCAGCCGCTCGTCATCGCCGGTGCAGTAACCCCTGGCGGGCAGCTGGTCAACACTACAGAAGTCGAGAACTTTCCTGGCTTCCCTCAAGGCGTGATGGGCCCCGATCTTATGGATCAGATGCGGGAACAGGCCGAGCATTTCGGTGCGGAAGTCGAGTATGACGACGTCACCGCAGTGGATCTCTCAGGCCCTATCAAGACTGTGACTACCGACGGAGGTGAGCACTACTCTGCTCGCGCTATTCTCGTCACCACCGGCTCCAATTACCGCAAGCTTGAAGTGCCCGGAGAACGCGAATATGGAGGCCGTGGGGTGTCTTACTGCGCCACTTGCGACGGCTTTTTCTTCAAAGACAAGCCTATTGTGGTGGTAGGCGGTGGCGACTCTGCTATGACGGATGCTGATTTTCTCACCCGATACGGCTCTTCTGTCACCATTATTCACCGGCGTGAGGGCTTCCGGGCTTCGAAGATTATGGTTGAGCGAGCCAAGGCCAACAGTAAGATTAACTTCATTCTCAACACAGTAGTCACCCAAATTAACGGTGGCCCCCAGGGTGTGGAGTCGATTGACGTGAAAGACACTATCACGGGCGAAACCCGCCAACTCGACGCTAACGGTGTCTTCATCGCTATCGGACACACGCCCGAGACTGGTTTTCTGGGTGGTGCGCTGGACTTGGATGCCGAAGGCTATATTGTAGTCGACGGTGCCAGCACCCGGACTTCTCTACCGGGAGTATTCGCTGCCGGTGACGCCGTGGATAAAATCTATAGGCAGGCTATTTCTGCTGCTGGAATGGGTTGCCGGGCCGCTTTAGATGCACAGGATTACTTGACTGAGCTGGATGCGCAAGCGTAAGTCATATCACCATTACCAGAGTACAGTTTGGGGCCGGTAGCAGGAATGCTTACCGGCCCCAAAATTATACGGAACTTTCGCTCACACCCAGCCGTCGCCCTCTTTTTGGGTCTTCGCCTGTGGTTTCTCCTCCTCAAGCAGAAGCGAGAGTATGCGATTCATGTCGTCTGGTGAAGAATACGTAATCTCAATACGACCCTTCTTCTCACTCCCCTTGATGTTCACCTTGGTCTCAAAGTGGTTCTCCAGGTTTCCTACGAGAGCTGAGCCCACCCAGATATTTGGCTGAGCCCGGCGGGTCTTCTTACTGCTTGCGCCAGTTTTGAGCGCCACTAATTCTTCTGTAGAGCGCACAGACAGGCCTTCTGCAATGATTTTATTGGCCAGAGCGTCCATATCTTCCGGCTGCGAGAGCCCTAGGAGCGCACGCGCATGACCTGCTGAAAGCACGCCTGACTCTACCTTCTTCTGCACGCTCGGTGGCAGTTTTAACAAGCGGAGCATATTGGCGATTTGTGGGCGAGATTTCGACACAGACTGGGAGAGCTCTTCCTGGGTCATACCGAATTCGTCCATCATTTGCTGATAAGCCGCTGCCTCTTCCAAGGGATTGAGGGCCACACGGTGTAGGTTCTCCAACAGAGCGTCGCGTAGCATGTGGTCGTCAGAAGTGGTTTTGACGATCGCAGGAATAGTCTCTTGCCCCGCTAGAGTTGTAGCCCTCCAACGACGCTCGCCCATGATGATTTCATAGTGAGCTGCTGACGGATCAGTTTTCTCGCCCGGCTGCAGTTTGAGCTTCCTGACCACTATCGGCTGTAAGAGTCCCACCTCTGTAATGGAGCGCGATAGTTCTAGGAGTTCATCCTCGTCGAAAATCCTACGAGGCTGCTCTGCATTCGCTTGAATATCATCCACCCGTAGTTCGGCCAGATAACCGCCTTCTACGGCCTCCAAGGCCGCCTCCGGGCCTTCCTGAGCCTGTTGTGCGGGCACTTGCACTGCCGCAGGCTTTGCAGTCGCCTGGGAGCTGCTAGCTGATTCAGCAGGAACAACCACGTTCGTTGTCTGAGGCGTAGGCAAGGATGCACTATCGCTTCCGCCAAAGAACAGGTCACTGGGATGCTCAAGCTCACTCAACTTTGGCACTGACATGCGATTGGCACGAGTTTTAAGGGGTTTTGTTTCACGTGAAACACTCTGCTGAGTATTTGCAGCAGCCTGCTTACTACTTGCGTTCGCCCGAGAGCCACTACCGGCAGCTTTTTTGCCCTTTGCCGTACTGGCAGCAGCTTTGCCTCCGGACTTGGCCTTTTGCGCACTTGTCGCGGAAGCAGCTTTACCGGCTGCACGAGATTTGCTGGTAGCCTGCTGCTCAGCGGCTTGGTCATTACTCGTGCTTGGCGCCGACTCTACTGTCACTTCGCCCAGAGCTGTCTCTTCTTCTCCTGGCAACGCTGGAAAGAGCGCGCCCAATCCTTTTCCTAATCTTGAACGCTTTACCATCACTCACTCTCCCCATGTTGGTTCTTCATATCGATAGTTTTTAGTACCTCGGCCGACCGCTCTGCAATCTCCAGGGCAGCTTCACTGTACGAAACTGAGCCCGCCCCCGGGGATCATAGGAAATGACACTTTGCCCGAAGCTAGGAGCTTCGGAAATCTTTACCGAACGAGGTATGGTCGTTTTCAACAAAATCTGAGGATAGTGATCTTTCACTTCCTCATACACTTCTCGGCTCAAGAGCGTACGCCTGTCAAACATGGTGATGAGCATGGTCGACACCATCAGAGCAGAATTATAGTTTTGCTGCACCAGTGAAATGGTGTGCAGGAGCTGCTGAAGTCCCTCCAGTGCATAGTACTCAGCTTGCACCGGAATCAACATCTCGTGGACGGCACACATAGCATTTAGCACTAAGAGCCCCAAGCTCGGTGGACAGTCAACAATCACATAATCATATCGTTGCTTGGTTTGATCGAGGAATTCCTCAATCGCTTGCTTGAGTAGAGTATTTCGCTCCGGCACGTTAGCCAGCTCAAGTTCTGCACCGCTCAAGTCAATAGAGGCAGGGACGAGCTCTAGGTGCTTGAAGTGGCTATTCTTCTGCTTGGCCTCCTCTATACTCACCCTGCCCTCAATCACATCATAGGTGGTATTCATACCCTGAGCACGCTTGACTCCAAGAGCTGTCGAGGCATTGCCCTGGGGGTCCATATCAACTACTAGCACGTGTGCACCGTACTCAGCCAAAGCACATGCCAAGTTAACGGCTGTCGTCGTTTTTCCGACACCGCCCTTTTGATTGGCGACTGCAATAAGACGAGTCTTGCTCGGTTTCGGAAACTTGATATTTTGCAGAGCAGCGTATCGGCTCGAGAGATTTGCAATCTCCGCCCCCACTGACGCATAGCCATCACCATCTGCGAAAATACGTTTCAGCACATCGGCGGCTGACTCGACATGAGGTCGCGGCGGCTCGCTAGAGTGCAGACTCTTGTCAGTAGTCTTGCGTCGGTTATTCGTAGTAGTCACCTAGCTCTGCCTCCTTTTGATACTCTCAAGTTTCGTGTCCCTACTGGACATGAGACATCCACACACTTATCCACACTCTTGTGGATAAGTGTGGGTAAGTCTATCCCCTCGACCGCAAACAAGACCATCCACCACATTTCAGTCTCGCACGCAAAGCCCCAGATTCCAACAATTCTAGCATCTACCCATACCCAGCACAGACCGATACCCACAATTTGTGGATAACTTTTCAGACCTTCTCAAAATGTGGATAAGTCTTCGCCTGGCTGTGCATAAGCCTCCCTTATGCTGTCAAATATTCACCTCACACTTTTGCTCAAAAAAGTTCTGTCGATTTGAAGAGAGGAATATACTAAACATCATGTATAGCATTTTTCACATCACAAACTTGATCTCATGTGTTTCACGTGAAACACCTGTCCACACAGCAGTCGACGAACGTCTTACAACAATCGTCATGTAGATTGCCAATAGATATGATGCGTTCCCTATCAAGGTTCGATAACTATCTAACTTCAGAACTTCTCTCGAGCATCCATGCTCTGATCAACGTTCAGATACACTCATAAACCGAATCAAGTAACTACCGATCCTCACAGCAACTATTGACTCGGACCGACCACCATCTGCTCAATCAACTTTTCAAAACTTTATCAACGAAGCCCTCATAGGTTTCCTACCCCTCTGTGTTTATGGTCATCAGACATATACACATCAGACATGCAAAGACTTACACTATGCTCTTCACAAGAAGCAACTCAGTCTGCACAGACTTACGCTGATACCTAACTCGTTAAGAAGGAAGCAGTCCTTATTTGCTTGAGCGAACCTCCGATCAGTTACATGAGTCAAGCTCACCGAACCATATAGTCAATCAACCTGTGAGTGCCTATAATCAACCAACCTTCTACGACGCTATTATTTCTGTTGATGGACTTTGAAGACACCAATAGTTGTTTCCAATCCAAATACAACTTCTTGTATCGACCTGCATACACCAATGTTTCACGTGAAACAGGAAGATTCAGGGTTATGCATACCCACACTGTAAAATGCATATCAAGTTCCCAAATGCTTCAATATTTTCGCGCTTCGCTGTTTTCTCATTCATCTCATATCTGACACTCTATAGAACTCCTTGAACCAGCTGAGTAGCAGAAATAGGATGTCCTATAGCTTATACTGTACCGCTGCTCTCTACCGTCAGTGACTGATAAACCACGCCAGGTATGCATTGGCCTTGTCAGCTCTGCTTTACATGAGAACCCGCATCGACCAGCAATCTCTGCTTACTTCACAAAAACTTGAATGCAAACACAGTCATACACGTTAGCAACTTTTATCTACAATCAGACCGCTTAACCCCCGTATCATGAGTGAAAATATCTTAACGGACAACTCTCGTGGCTGTTGCCGCCGTATTGGTCAGCATCGAATGCTGCTAAACACAACTAACAAGTCCCATCCTATCGACTAGTGACCGTGGAAGTGCTACTGCTATACGACAATGTCAAACTTCAAAAAGCTCTCGAAGGACCTACACCGTGCAGGCTGTCATCCTGTATATTCTTCTAGATCCGTCTTCCTCTCGCCCTGGAAACTCTGGACTGATCCCGAACAACGCTTCTCACATGGCAACTCATCGAACTCTAAATTGATTATCTTCAAAAACATGCGAGAAAAACGAAAATCTTCTGACATGACCACAGAGTCGTTTCACGTGAAACTTCCCGTCGGTTAACCACAATCTATGCTTCAATCCGAACCTATCATAAAGCGATAAGGAAACCGACAGATATGCCAAAACTCGTACAAGCCACCATTCACAGCGAACCCGTCCACAGCGGGCAACGCATTGAATACTGACATACAGCTGCTTCTCGGGCAGATCCGCCGACACCGCTGCCGACAGATACAAAAAACGATGATAAACACTCGCTATCCAG
This window of the Bombiscardovia nodaiensis genome carries:
- the trxB gene encoding thioredoxin reductase, which gives rise to MSEQVRDAIVIGSGPAGYTAAIYLARAGYQPLVIAGAVTPGGQLVNTTEVENFPGFPQGVMGPDLMDQMREQAEHFGAEVEYDDVTAVDLSGPIKTVTTDGGEHYSARAILVTTGSNYRKLEVPGEREYGGRGVSYCATCDGFFFKDKPIVVVGGGDSAMTDADFLTRYGSSVTIIHRREGFRASKIMVERAKANSKINFILNTVVTQINGGPQGVESIDVKDTITGETRQLDANGVFIAIGHTPETGFLGGALDLDAEGYIVVDGASTRTSLPGVFAAGDAVDKIYRQAISAAGMGCRAALDAQDYLTELDAQA
- the parB gene encoding chromosome partitioning protein ParB; translated protein: MGALFPALPGEEETALGEVTVESAPSTSNDQAAEQQATSKSRAAGKAASATSAQKAKSGGKAAASTAKGKKAAGSGSRANASSKQAAANTQQSVSRETKPLKTRANRMSVPKLSELEHPSDLFFGGSDSASLPTPQTTNVVVPAESASSSQATAKPAAVQVPAQQAQEGPEAALEAVEGGYLAELRVDDIQANAEQPRRIFDEDELLELSRSITEVGLLQPIVVRKLKLQPGEKTDPSAAHYEIIMGERRWRATTLAGQETIPAIVKTTSDDHMLRDALLENLHRVALNPLEEAAAYQQMMDEFGMTQEELSQSVSKSRPQIANMLRLLKLPPSVQKKVESGVLSAGHARALLGLSQPEDMDALANKIIAEGLSVRSTEELVALKTGASSKKTRRAQPNIWVGSALVGNLENHFETKVNIKGSEKKGRIEITYSSPDDMNRILSLLLEEEKPQAKTQKEGDGWV
- the parA_2 gene encoding chromosome partitioning protein ParA produces the protein MTTTNNRRKTTDKSLHSSEPPRPHVESAADVLKRIFADGDGYASVGAEIANLSSRYAALQNIKFPKPSKTRLIAVANQKGGVGKTTTAVNLACALAEYGAHVLVVDMDPQGNASTALGVKRAQGMNTTYDVIEGRVSIEEAKQKNSHFKHLELVPASIDLSGAELELANVPERNTLLKQAIEEFLDQTKQRYDYVIVDCPPSLGLLVLNAMCAVHEMLIPVQAEYYALEGLQQLLHTISLVQQNYNSALMVSTMLITMFDRRTLLSREVYEEVKDHYPQILLKTTIPRSVKISEAPSFGQSVISYDPRGRAQFRTVKLPWRLQSGRPRY